The following are encoded together in the uncultured Sphaerochaeta sp. genome:
- a CDS encoding phosphoribosylformylglycinamidine synthase — translation MVRRVYITRESKFRSREQALATALRQFLGIRDLRGLRIYYRYDVEHLEKEDFRLLCNRILMLPGRDEMLQEVPPSDWTLAVQMHEGQFDQRAAAVQLSLRLLLEDEREATIRCATIYGFEGTFTEEEKDKIRTYLINPVEATEVSFLLPKQLTAEIEPPAFPPVLHDFRFSIDHEKTKTDYQLAMDAADLALVQNHFREIGRDPTYTELRVIDTYWSDHCRHTTFLTQLDRVTIEDPEIAETYASYLDDRRQLGRDNPVSLMDLATIAAKVLKAKGKLENLDLSEEINACSVRITVDTPDGLVPYLLQFKNETHNHPTEIEPFGGAATCIGGAIRDPLSGRAYVHQAMRISGSADPRIPLSQTMEGKLPQRTIALRSSQGYSSYGNQIGLATSLVEEVYHPNFMAKHMELGFVLGCVPQRYVRRERPAPGDVVVLVGGRTGRDGCGGATGSSKGHDSQSLESCGAEVQKGNAPEERKLQRLMRNPEAVGMIKRCNDFGAGGVSVAIGELADGLVIDLDKIPVKYAGLDGTERAISESQERMAMVVEESDAEAFIRLAEEENLEATVVATVTESPHLVMLYQGRKLVDVQRRLLDSNGAAKHTTVSIPLIANKKEAPAPPFDASAFRRLLEDLNVASKQPLAQRFDSTIGSNTMHYPFGGRYQRTPAQCVASTIPLSHGESKTVTLSSWGYDPYVMSDNPYQGAFSSVVHSLAKVVASGGNLDESYLSFQEYFGKVGADPARWGVPLSALLGAYKAQMLFSVAAIGGKDSMSGTFQDLDVPPTLVSFAVAVTDIHRLVSPEFKRIGSTLVLLSCDKEEDLPALFAEVSQAKPLSAYALGYGGIAEAVAKMALGNRIGCELTTKEDLQKKRYGAFLLELDPMSRRIGVPIGHTIEAEKLCFLGFSVDLATVEQWLLSPLSSVYGSINPKRDEQQIPTLEYRERLGSRSRYPKKKPRILLPVFEGTNCEYDVERAWRYCGGEPEMFVINTMSPDRVSSSIRQFTRLLAETQILFLSGGFSASDEPDGSGKLIATFLRNELVEKGIHTLLNERDGLVGGICNGFQALLQVGLLPHGAVTEPQMGDPLLIENIQGHHISSLVHSRVSSVLSPWMGAYQVGDTQLIPISHGEGNFFAPMETLKRLEKNGQIATQYVDERGKPLSPNGSLWAIEGISSQDGKVFGRMAHSERIITQLYTNTPSVPDAGLFWGAVHYFS, via the coding sequence ATGGTTCGTCGTGTATACATAACCCGGGAGAGTAAGTTTCGATCAAGGGAGCAGGCACTGGCAACCGCCCTCCGTCAGTTTCTCGGCATAAGAGACCTGAGAGGTCTTCGTATATACTATCGCTATGATGTTGAGCATCTCGAGAAAGAGGATTTCAGGTTACTCTGCAACCGTATCCTGATGTTGCCCGGAAGGGATGAGATGCTCCAGGAAGTGCCTCCCAGCGATTGGACGCTGGCTGTTCAGATGCATGAAGGGCAATTTGACCAGAGAGCAGCAGCTGTACAGCTCTCCTTGCGTTTACTCCTGGAGGATGAGAGAGAAGCAACTATCAGATGCGCCACCATCTATGGTTTTGAAGGAACATTTACGGAAGAAGAGAAAGATAAGATAAGAACCTATCTCATCAATCCTGTTGAGGCAACGGAGGTATCATTTCTCCTTCCTAAGCAGTTGACAGCTGAAATTGAGCCCCCCGCTTTTCCTCCGGTGCTCCATGATTTCCGTTTTTCCATAGATCATGAGAAGACGAAAACGGACTACCAATTGGCAATGGATGCAGCGGACCTAGCCTTGGTACAGAACCACTTCCGTGAAATTGGGAGGGACCCCACCTATACAGAACTGAGGGTCATCGACACCTATTGGTCGGACCATTGTCGGCATACCACATTCTTGACCCAGTTGGACAGGGTAACCATTGAAGACCCAGAGATTGCAGAGACCTATGCATCCTACCTGGATGATAGGAGGCAATTGGGCAGAGATAACCCAGTGAGCCTGATGGATCTGGCAACCATAGCTGCGAAGGTGCTCAAGGCGAAAGGGAAGTTGGAAAACCTGGACCTCTCTGAGGAGATCAATGCATGTTCGGTGAGGATTACCGTGGATACCCCCGACGGTTTGGTGCCATACCTGCTGCAGTTCAAGAATGAGACACACAATCATCCGACCGAGATTGAACCCTTCGGTGGCGCAGCTACCTGTATAGGCGGGGCAATTAGGGACCCTCTTTCAGGGAGGGCCTATGTCCACCAGGCGATGAGAATCTCCGGCAGTGCAGACCCGCGTATTCCCCTCTCCCAGACCATGGAAGGAAAACTCCCCCAGCGGACGATTGCCCTACGCTCCAGTCAGGGATATAGCTCCTATGGTAATCAGATAGGCTTGGCAACCAGCCTGGTTGAAGAAGTATACCATCCTAACTTTATGGCCAAACATATGGAGCTTGGTTTTGTCCTCGGTTGTGTACCCCAACGATATGTCAGGCGGGAGCGACCTGCTCCTGGTGATGTGGTAGTGTTGGTAGGAGGACGTACGGGGCGAGATGGGTGTGGGGGAGCCACAGGTTCCTCAAAAGGACACGATTCACAATCCCTCGAATCATGCGGGGCTGAAGTACAGAAAGGGAATGCGCCAGAGGAGCGTAAACTGCAGAGATTGATGCGAAATCCAGAGGCCGTCGGTATGATCAAGCGATGCAATGACTTTGGTGCTGGTGGGGTGAGTGTTGCAATCGGTGAGCTTGCTGACGGTCTTGTCATTGACCTGGACAAGATCCCTGTTAAATATGCAGGGTTGGATGGGACCGAACGAGCCATCAGTGAGAGTCAGGAACGTATGGCAATGGTGGTGGAAGAGAGCGATGCAGAGGCGTTCATCCGCCTGGCTGAAGAAGAGAACCTTGAGGCAACCGTGGTGGCAACCGTGACAGAGTCCCCTCACCTGGTCATGCTCTACCAGGGACGGAAGCTTGTTGATGTACAGCGAAGACTGCTGGACAGCAATGGGGCAGCAAAGCACACAACCGTATCTATTCCCCTCATTGCCAATAAAAAGGAAGCTCCTGCTCCACCATTTGATGCCTCAGCATTCAGGAGACTCTTGGAAGATTTGAATGTGGCAAGCAAACAACCTTTGGCTCAACGATTTGACAGTACCATCGGATCCAATACTATGCATTATCCCTTTGGGGGAAGGTACCAAAGGACACCAGCGCAGTGTGTAGCATCAACTATTCCCCTTTCTCATGGGGAGTCCAAAACAGTGACCCTCTCTTCCTGGGGGTATGACCCGTATGTAATGAGTGATAACCCATACCAAGGTGCATTCTCTTCTGTGGTCCACTCGCTTGCGAAGGTGGTCGCAAGTGGAGGGAACCTTGATGAGTCCTACCTCTCATTCCAGGAATACTTTGGTAAGGTTGGAGCAGATCCCGCCCGTTGGGGCGTACCTCTTTCTGCACTACTTGGTGCCTACAAGGCGCAAATGCTTTTCTCGGTAGCTGCCATTGGGGGAAAGGACTCCATGAGTGGTACATTCCAGGACCTCGATGTTCCTCCTACCTTGGTGAGTTTTGCCGTAGCGGTAACCGATATCCATCGATTAGTTTCCCCTGAATTCAAACGGATTGGCTCGACGCTGGTATTGCTCTCTTGTGACAAGGAAGAGGATCTGCCTGCGCTATTTGCAGAAGTGAGCCAGGCAAAACCGCTCAGTGCCTATGCCCTTGGCTATGGAGGGATAGCCGAAGCAGTGGCCAAGATGGCACTGGGAAACCGAATCGGCTGTGAGCTTACCACGAAGGAAGATTTGCAAAAGAAGCGTTATGGTGCCTTTCTGCTGGAATTGGATCCGATGAGTCGACGCATCGGGGTTCCCATCGGGCATACCATCGAGGCAGAAAAACTCTGCTTCCTTGGTTTCTCAGTGGACCTTGCCACGGTGGAGCAGTGGTTACTCTCTCCGCTCTCCTCTGTCTACGGGTCGATCAATCCAAAACGGGATGAACAACAGATTCCAACATTGGAATATCGCGAGCGTTTGGGATCACGTTCCCGTTATCCTAAGAAGAAACCTAGGATCCTGCTTCCGGTTTTCGAGGGGACCAACTGTGAATATGATGTGGAACGAGCTTGGAGATATTGTGGTGGGGAGCCGGAGATGTTTGTGATCAATACGATGAGTCCTGACCGGGTTTCCTCAAGCATCAGACAATTTACACGGTTGCTTGCAGAGACTCAGATTTTGTTTCTCAGTGGAGGGTTTTCCGCCAGTGATGAACCTGACGGTTCGGGTAAATTGATTGCTACCTTCTTACGTAATGAATTGGTCGAGAAAGGAATTCACACACTGTTGAATGAGCGTGATGGATTGGTAGGAGGTATCTGCAATGGGTTCCAGGCGTTGCTTCAAGTTGGATTGTTGCCGCATGGAGCAGTCACAGAGCCCCAAATGGGAGATCCTTTACTGATTGAGAACATCCAGGGGCACCATATCTCTTCACTGGTCCATAGTCGGGTCTCTTCCGTGCTCTCCCCTTGGATGGGTGCCTACCAGGTAGGGGATACCCAGCTGATCCCCATCAGCCATGGGGAAGGAAATTTCTTTGCGCCAATGGAAACACTAAAAAGACTTGAGAAGAATGGTCAGATTGCTACTCAGTATGTCGATGAGAGAGGCAAGCCACTATCACCCAATGGCTCACTTTGGGCAATTGAGGGGATAAGCAGCCAGGATGGTAAAGTCTTTGGGCGGATGGCCCACAGCGAGAGAATTATTACCCAGCTGTATACGAACACTCCATCAGTTCCTGATGCTGGGCTATTTTGGGGTGCTGTTCACTATTTTTCCTAG
- a CDS encoding ABC transporter ATP-binding protein — MNTTQPVLLSVEHLSFSFSKDKQILEDISFSVSQGSFTLISGPNGAGKSILLRCLKGLLKPSGGSIYLSGEDVTKNPKKRLHSIGLVFQDADTQIVGQTVEKDILFGMENLSVDKTEQQRRLDEVLALMNLQNQRDQRPRTLSGGEKRKLSIAGILVMDPKLIILDEPFANLDYRSAVSVLKTLLALQQSGHTIIIVSHEIDKVLAHADQVLVLEAGLVAVQGTKHSVFEHLEDHGMYVPKTSNVEDLTWLKH, encoded by the coding sequence ATGAACACCACACAACCGGTACTGCTTTCAGTCGAACATTTGAGCTTCTCCTTTTCCAAGGACAAGCAAATTCTTGAGGACATAAGCTTCTCAGTCAGCCAAGGAAGCTTCACGCTTATCAGTGGGCCAAATGGCGCTGGAAAAAGCATTCTCCTGCGTTGTCTCAAGGGTTTACTGAAACCTAGCGGTGGATCAATCTACCTCTCAGGAGAGGATGTAACAAAGAATCCAAAAAAAAGACTTCATTCCATTGGTTTGGTGTTTCAGGATGCTGATACCCAAATCGTAGGCCAAACGGTTGAGAAAGACATCCTTTTCGGTATGGAAAACCTCTCTGTGGATAAAACTGAACAACAGAGAAGACTGGATGAGGTGCTTGCCCTGATGAACCTCCAGAACCAGAGGGACCAGCGTCCTCGTACGCTCAGTGGAGGGGAAAAGAGAAAACTCTCGATAGCTGGTATTTTGGTCATGGACCCAAAACTGATCATTCTTGATGAACCGTTTGCCAACCTCGACTACCGCTCTGCAGTAAGTGTATTGAAAACCCTGCTTGCACTGCAGCAGAGTGGACATACGATTATCATCGTCAGCCATGAAATCGACAAGGTCCTTGCACATGCTGACCAGGTGCTTGTCCTGGAAGCGGGACTGGTCGCTGTACAAGGGACAAAACACTCTGTTTTTGAACACCTCGAAGACCATGGCATGTATGTCCCGAAAACAAGCAATGTTGAGGACCTGACATGGCTGAAGCACTGA
- a CDS encoding sulfide/dihydroorotate dehydrogenase-like FAD/NAD-binding protein, whose protein sequence is MNKILAKERLSKEVFRMEIEAPEIAEARKPGQFIILQMGGEFGERIPLTIANADPVKGSITLIFQAVGETTHRLALLEIGDTIENLLGPLGKPTDIKKYGKVVCVGGGIGVAPLFPIVEGMKKAGNEVTVIMGARTKELLIMEEEMRETADEVIVVTDDGSYGRKALVTVPLKEICEEDKPDCVVIIGPPVMMKFAALTTKPYGIHTIVSLNTIMIDGTGMCGGCRVTIGGETKFVCVDGPEFDGHLVDWDNMLLRLGTYKSEEAEAHHRCHIGLNINEGEA, encoded by the coding sequence ATGAACAAAATTCTGGCTAAAGAACGGTTATCGAAGGAAGTGTTCCGCATGGAGATCGAAGCCCCTGAGATCGCAGAGGCAAGGAAACCCGGTCAGTTCATCATCCTGCAGATGGGTGGGGAATTTGGTGAACGTATTCCTTTGACCATAGCCAATGCAGATCCTGTAAAAGGTTCAATAACCTTGATCTTCCAGGCAGTGGGAGAGACCACCCACCGTCTTGCACTGCTCGAGATCGGAGATACCATTGAAAACCTGTTAGGTCCTCTTGGCAAGCCAACCGATATCAAGAAGTATGGAAAGGTTGTCTGTGTTGGGGGAGGCATAGGTGTTGCCCCTCTCTTTCCTATTGTGGAAGGCATGAAGAAAGCCGGAAATGAAGTTACGGTAATCATGGGTGCACGAACAAAAGAACTCCTGATCATGGAAGAGGAAATGCGGGAAACCGCTGATGAGGTGATTGTTGTCACTGATGATGGTTCCTATGGAAGAAAAGCCTTGGTAACTGTCCCCTTGAAGGAGATATGTGAAGAGGACAAACCCGATTGTGTGGTCATTATCGGGCCTCCTGTCATGATGAAGTTTGCAGCCCTCACGACCAAGCCCTATGGCATCCATACCATTGTATCCCTGAATACCATCATGATCGATGGCACAGGTATGTGTGGTGGTTGTCGTGTTACCATCGGCGGAGAGACAAAGTTTGTCTGTGTTGATGGTCCTGAATTTGATGGTCATCTGGTTGATTGGGACAATATGTTGCTTCGTCTCGGTACCTACAAGAGTGAGGAAGCAGAGGCCCACCACCGCTGCCATATTGGATTGAATATCAACGAAGGAGAGGCCTAG
- the gltA gene encoding NADPH-dependent glutamate synthase, which yields MHITKETLDVQAKELLDQLKDKTLSPRDRAQIPLQEMPSQAPEVRVCNMEEVALGYTDNQVRVEAMRCLQCKNEPCIAGCPVSINIPAFIAEAAKGNYGKSVEIIKESSLLPSICGRVCPQEAQCQKFCTVGKMHKDVEQSVSIGRIERYVADYAREHDLEKVPFIKPDSGRKVAVVGSGPASISAAADLRREGHSVMMFEALHKAGGVLVYGIPEFRLPKKIVEHELQNLKEMGVEIRPNYLVGKTRKITDLMERDGFDAVFVGSGAGLPKFLGIEGENYVGVFSANEYLTRSNLMKAYAVGKSRTPLYQSRKVAVFGGGNVAMDAARTAKRLGAEEVVIVYRRTELEMPARREEVNHAKEEGVKFLFLHSPLKITADEKGRVNGVELITCELGESDASGRRRPVEIPGSEKIFDFDTAIIAIGNDSNPLIKATTDGIEVNRRGNFIVNEETCETTLRGVYAGGDIVLGAATVILAMGQGRKAAKAMNAYLKDLA from the coding sequence ATGCACATAACGAAAGAAACACTTGACGTTCAAGCTAAAGAGTTGCTTGATCAGCTGAAAGATAAGACACTCAGCCCTAGGGATAGGGCACAGATTCCCCTCCAGGAGATGCCAAGTCAGGCTCCAGAGGTTCGTGTATGCAATATGGAAGAGGTTGCCCTCGGTTATACGGACAATCAGGTGCGCGTTGAGGCCATGCGCTGTCTCCAGTGCAAGAATGAACCCTGTATTGCTGGTTGTCCTGTTTCCATCAATATCCCTGCCTTTATCGCAGAAGCCGCAAAGGGAAACTATGGCAAGTCCGTGGAAATTATCAAGGAGAGCAGCCTCTTGCCATCAATCTGTGGTCGTGTCTGCCCTCAAGAAGCACAATGCCAGAAGTTCTGTACCGTAGGGAAAATGCACAAGGATGTCGAGCAGTCGGTATCCATTGGACGCATTGAGCGCTATGTTGCTGACTATGCACGAGAGCATGATCTTGAAAAAGTTCCTTTCATCAAGCCTGATAGTGGACGCAAGGTTGCTGTTGTAGGCTCTGGTCCTGCAAGTATCTCAGCTGCTGCAGATTTGCGCAGGGAAGGCCATTCTGTAATGATGTTCGAGGCCTTGCACAAGGCTGGAGGAGTATTGGTCTATGGTATTCCTGAGTTCCGTCTTCCTAAAAAGATTGTGGAACATGAATTGCAGAATCTCAAGGAAATGGGCGTTGAAATCAGACCCAACTATCTGGTAGGAAAGACACGAAAAATAACCGACCTGATGGAGAGAGATGGATTTGATGCTGTATTTGTCGGATCGGGAGCAGGGCTTCCCAAGTTCCTCGGCATTGAGGGAGAAAACTATGTAGGGGTATTCTCAGCAAATGAGTACCTGACCCGGAGCAACCTGATGAAGGCATACGCTGTGGGGAAGTCACGGACCCCGCTCTACCAATCCAGGAAGGTTGCAGTCTTTGGTGGTGGCAACGTTGCAATGGATGCTGCAAGGACTGCAAAGCGTCTTGGTGCAGAGGAAGTAGTCATCGTTTACCGACGTACAGAGTTGGAAATGCCTGCCCGTCGTGAGGAAGTGAATCACGCAAAGGAAGAGGGAGTCAAATTCCTGTTCCTTCACTCGCCCCTGAAGATTACCGCTGATGAGAAGGGAAGGGTCAACGGTGTTGAGTTGATCACCTGTGAGCTTGGCGAGAGTGATGCATCGGGGCGGCGTCGTCCGGTAGAGATTCCAGGCAGTGAGAAAATCTTTGACTTCGATACAGCAATTATTGCCATTGGGAATGACAGCAATCCTCTCATCAAGGCAACTACTGATGGTATTGAGGTTAATCGAAGGGGTAACTTCATTGTTAATGAGGAGACCTGTGAGACCACACTTAGGGGGGTCTACGCAGGTGGAGATATCGTCCTTGGTGCTGCAACGGTCATCCTTGCCATGGGGCAGGGAAGAAAGGCCGCAAAGGCAATGAATGCCTATCTAAAGGATTTGGCATAA
- a CDS encoding energy-coupling factor transporter transmembrane component T, which translates to MAEALIFHYRKQDSFLNQCNPVTKFLSVIVLCLALINISLWGILIIFSTLMIAGLLQRLPLRQYQRELRFFLVLLALITIMEYVSSNDYLITASACFRFSTIILSGMLIADSTAPDDLARSLGSLLDKIPFINGWRIASSIELTLSLLPMIFDASLEANTARKARIERKSNLYRTIIGLSTSIFLLLLDKAEDLSLALEARNYDPDMPRARLPYGRNDALLCVLVMLITAVSFVV; encoded by the coding sequence ATGGCTGAAGCACTGATCTTTCACTACCGAAAACAAGATAGCTTTCTCAACCAATGCAACCCGGTGACCAAGTTTCTCTCTGTCATCGTTCTCTGCCTTGCCCTGATCAATATCTCACTGTGGGGCATTCTGATTATTTTCTCCACCTTGATGATCGCTGGACTTTTGCAACGCTTGCCGCTTAGACAGTACCAGAGAGAGCTCAGGTTCTTCTTGGTCCTTCTGGCCCTGATCACCATCATGGAGTATGTTTCCAGCAACGATTATCTGATTACGGCCTCTGCATGCTTCCGGTTCAGCACCATCATACTCTCAGGCATGCTTATTGCAGATAGTACCGCCCCAGACGATCTTGCCAGGTCACTGGGGAGTCTATTGGACAAGATACCCTTCATCAATGGTTGGAGAATAGCAAGCAGTATTGAACTCACGCTCTCTCTCCTCCCCATGATATTCGATGCCTCCCTTGAAGCAAATACAGCAAGGAAGGCAAGAATCGAGAGAAAAAGCAACCTGTATAGAACCATCATCGGACTATCCACCAGTATCTTTCTCTTGTTGCTGGATAAGGCAGAGGACCTTTCACTGGCCCTTGAAGCAAGAAACTACGACCCAGACATGCCGCGTGCCCGCCTTCCTTATGGGAGGAATGACGCACTGCTCTGTGTATTGGTCATGCTGATCACTGCTGTCAGTTTCGTGGTATAA
- a CDS encoding cupin domain-containing protein: MIKKATTMQETIKEKMREGTGQVVLKALADEGSIAHCRLFSEIRLEKGCSIGEHNHVNETEYYWITSGKGIVTEIDGDKVVEKGDLVITGGGASHAIRNEEADPLTFLALIILD; encoded by the coding sequence ATGATTAAAAAAGCAACAACCATGCAAGAAACCATTAAAGAGAAAATGAGGGAAGGAACAGGACAGGTCGTTCTCAAAGCCCTCGCTGATGAAGGCAGTATCGCACATTGCAGACTCTTCTCCGAGATTCGTCTGGAGAAAGGCTGCAGTATCGGGGAACACAATCATGTAAATGAAACTGAGTATTACTGGATAACGTCAGGGAAAGGCATTGTTACCGAAATCGACGGTGACAAGGTTGTGGAAAAAGGAGACTTGGTCATCACCGGCGGCGGTGCAAGTCACGCAATCAGGAATGAGGAGGCAGACCCCCTTACCTTCCTTGCCCTGATCATTCTCGACTGA
- a CDS encoding 5-formyltetrahydrofolate cyclo-ligase: protein MQVKESLRAQLLSQEKTLRGTDFTEEDLLSCSALFSSNLYKDAAWIFGFFPLPSEVDIRAVLLDAIAHKHLALPLCRTDGTMSFQEVLSLDVLHTGSLGITEPIGGSTVIPSIDTLILVPGVAFTHKKERLGRGKGYYDRFLQAHREAFTLGICRKHQLLKNIPTDQWDIEINGLLCGGTFY from the coding sequence ATGCAAGTCAAAGAGAGCTTAAGGGCACAGTTGCTTTCCCAAGAAAAAACCTTGCGAGGAACTGATTTCACCGAAGAAGACCTTCTCAGTTGCTCTGCCTTGTTCTCCAGTAACCTCTACAAGGATGCTGCATGGATCTTTGGCTTCTTCCCCCTTCCATCAGAGGTTGATATCAGAGCCGTGCTGCTTGATGCAATAGCACACAAACACCTTGCCTTACCACTTTGCAGGACTGATGGCACCATGAGCTTTCAGGAAGTGTTGAGTCTGGATGTATTACATACAGGGAGTCTGGGAATTACTGAGCCGATAGGAGGGAGCACTGTGATCCCTTCCATCGACACCCTTATTCTGGTTCCCGGAGTTGCCTTCACCCACAAGAAGGAACGCCTTGGAAGAGGCAAAGGCTACTACGATCGGTTTCTACAAGCGCATAGGGAGGCATTCACGCTCGGCATCTGCCGGAAGCATCAACTTCTTAAGAATATCCCAACTGATCAGTGGGACATTGAGATCAATGGTCTTTTATGTGGGGGAACCTTCTACTAG
- a CDS encoding PTS sugar transporter subunit IIA gives MDILNDCQSVICQLTSKEKTQAILEVIDSCSVFTSLPDLERFKRGVLRREHIQSTGIGHGVAIAHGKILGINEVHIALGISKEGIEYGSSDGMPVHLLFVIASSPSIQMEYLGALSSILRGVRTEQMREQLLNLQQNKSDEACQRFLSMMANQEFVWFCQRPSLVEGSPT, from the coding sequence GTGGATATTCTCAATGATTGCCAATCGGTGATCTGTCAGCTTACGTCGAAAGAAAAGACCCAGGCGATCCTGGAAGTGATAGATTCCTGTTCAGTGTTCACTTCTCTCCCTGACCTCGAGCGTTTCAAGCGCGGGGTGCTTCGTCGTGAGCATATCCAGTCAACGGGTATCGGTCACGGGGTGGCGATTGCCCACGGGAAGATTCTCGGTATCAATGAAGTTCATATCGCCTTGGGTATCAGCAAAGAGGGTATAGAGTACGGGAGCAGTGATGGAATGCCAGTGCATCTCCTCTTTGTCATTGCTTCTTCCCCTTCCATTCAGATGGAGTACTTAGGTGCCTTAAGTTCCATTCTGAGGGGAGTGCGTACCGAGCAGATGCGAGAACAACTTTTAAATTTGCAGCAGAACAAGAGTGATGAGGCTTGCCAGCGGTTTCTTTCGATGATGGCTAACCAGGAGTTTGTCTGGTTCTGCCAGCGGCCCAGCCTAGTAGAAGGTTCCCCCACATAA
- a CDS encoding Hsp20/alpha crystallin family protein, with product MKYYVTYNNSNPVSEFDSLFNDLWADWGTNRSKIPPVDIYETEKAYVIEAELAGYKQEEVKVNIEKHVLKISSDKQSLKSADEKQKNLVRERYFKKFERSFSLPEDIDEGNIEGEFADGVLTITLPKKKEVLPKTIEVKIK from the coding sequence ATGAAATATTATGTAACGTACAATAACAGCAACCCTGTTTCGGAATTCGATTCCTTATTTAATGACCTTTGGGCTGACTGGGGCACCAATCGAAGTAAAATTCCCCCAGTGGATATCTATGAAACCGAGAAAGCATATGTGATCGAGGCTGAGCTTGCTGGGTATAAGCAGGAAGAGGTCAAGGTCAATATTGAGAAGCATGTCCTGAAGATCAGCAGTGACAAGCAGAGCCTGAAGAGTGCTGATGAAAAGCAGAAGAACCTGGTTCGTGAGCGATACTTCAAGAAGTTTGAGCGTTCCTTCAGTCTTCCCGAGGATATTGATGAAGGGAATATCGAAGGCGAGTTTGCTGACGGTGTCTTGACCATCACCCTTCCAAAGAAGAAGGAAGTGCTTCCCAAGACCATTGAAGTGAAGATCAAGTAA